A genomic stretch from Thermocladium sp. ECH_B includes:
- a CDS encoding sugar transporter translates to MSNQTHYPSRATYTVVSALGYLLDGYDLSVISVFTFSLIKFKFFQYNSFELAFVTGAALLGAMFGALIFGHFSDRLGRRYLYTFDLIFFVVFAALSAVSTNIIQMIIYRFFVGWGVGADYALSPVYATEMYPTGKRGMGYGWVYTFWSVGAFIAFMLGYIFYLIDPIYGWRWALGIGAVIALITIVMRSRMPESSRWRVAVKPNEEAIAEAKNLSHATGMREEDIDKLVDTENRKLSHVRPGSFLELFRGEYLKRTAVVWVQWILYDIGSYGFGLYAPSIISMLGFTGASSILMSALLYIPGALGAMGAAFLNDRWGRRLLQLLGFGFATLGMVLVALGALIGGLVAMVIGTIGLILWYGMGNLGPGNTMGLYAIELFPTKLRSTSMGGATAITRLVSFFSAFEFPYIALTLGKLTFFEFLAAITAAAFVFTIFFTPETKGISLEEISVAKYEGPSLRPRLKLETERKEEEETK, encoded by the coding sequence ATGAGTAATCAGACTCACTACCCCAGTAGAGCCACGTATACCGTGGTTTCCGCGCTTGGGTACCTGCTAGATGGTTATGACCTCAGCGTAATAAGCGTCTTCACATTCTCGCTAATAAAGTTCAAGTTCTTCCAGTACAATAGCTTTGAGTTGGCCTTCGTTACTGGAGCAGCGTTGCTTGGCGCAATGTTCGGGGCATTGATCTTCGGGCACTTCTCTGACAGATTGGGCAGGAGGTACCTATACACGTTTGACTTGATCTTCTTCGTGGTATTCGCCGCCCTCAGCGCTGTATCCACCAACATAATTCAAATGATTATTTACAGGTTCTTCGTTGGGTGGGGAGTTGGCGCCGACTACGCACTGAGCCCCGTCTACGCCACGGAGATGTATCCCACTGGAAAGAGGGGCATGGGATACGGCTGGGTCTACACGTTCTGGAGCGTGGGCGCATTCATAGCATTCATGCTTGGCTACATCTTCTACTTGATTGACCCGATATATGGCTGGAGGTGGGCATTAGGAATAGGCGCAGTCATTGCCTTAATCACGATAGTGATGAGGAGCCGCATGCCGGAATCAAGCCGCTGGAGAGTCGCGGTGAAGCCTAATGAGGAGGCCATAGCAGAGGCCAAGAATTTATCACACGCCACTGGCATGCGTGAGGAGGATATAGATAAGCTTGTGGATACCGAGAACAGGAAATTATCACACGTGAGGCCCGGATCCTTCCTGGAGCTATTCAGGGGCGAGTACCTCAAGAGAACGGCGGTGGTTTGGGTGCAGTGGATCCTCTATGATATTGGATCCTATGGATTCGGCCTTTACGCTCCATCTATAATATCAATGCTCGGCTTCACGGGCGCCTCCTCCATATTAATGTCGGCCCTGCTATATATACCGGGCGCATTGGGCGCAATGGGCGCCGCATTCCTAAATGATAGGTGGGGCCGCCGCCTCCTGCAATTGCTCGGCTTCGGCTTCGCCACGCTGGGAATGGTTCTCGTGGCGCTTGGCGCCTTAATAGGCGGCTTAGTGGCCATGGTTATAGGAACAATAGGATTAATACTTTGGTACGGCATGGGGAACCTGGGTCCCGGGAACACCATGGGTCTCTACGCCATAGAATTATTCCCCACGAAGCTTAGATCCACCTCAATGGGCGGCGCCACGGCAATAACTAGGCTAGTGTCATTCTTCAGCGCATTCGAGTTCCCATACATAGCATTAACCCTAGGGAAATTAACGTTCTTCGAGTTCCTTGCGGCAATAACTGCGGCAGCCTTCGTATTCACCATATTCTTCACTCCGGAGACCAAGGGAATATCGCTTGAGGAAATATCCGTGGCCAAGTACGAGGGGCCAAGCCTGAGACCAAGGCTTAAGTTGGAGACGGAGAGGAAAGAGGAAGAAGAAACAAAATAA
- a CDS encoding glycerol kinase produces MGVGSHVLVIDQGTSSTRASIIDSGGNMIGWSSREHSQIYPRPSWVEHDPLEIWSNVKITIKEAITNSGIDPKQLAAIGVTNQRETIVAWSPITGLPLHNAIVWQDKRTTSLVESLPRNDIISKTGLVPDSYFSGPKIQWLLSNVPGLRDKARRGEALFGTIDSWITWNLTRGGRELINARGGAHVTDYSNASRTMLFNIRLLDWDPELLEVMGSIYSDSLPLPLPSSHYLFGYTGPDVTKLIGAEVPVTGMVGDQQAALFGQAGFRRGSIKATYGTGTFILMNTGEDIMEPKNGLLSTIFYSTQRGSALYALEGSILIGGAAIRWVIDAGIAKSIREVEELAGQVSGNGGVYFVPALSGLGAPYWDQYARGTIIGLTRSSDARYLARAALEAVAYMARDVLESFRSVAGINGDELRVDGGASRNNLLMQFQADITGLRVVRPINTETTSLGAAYLAGLAAGLWRDLSDVAGLWRPEAVFIPRMPLTEREQLYGAWKAAVARAMGWARETPWALSNNES; encoded by the coding sequence ATGGGCGTGGGGAGCCACGTATTAGTGATTGACCAGGGAACAAGCAGTACAAGGGCCAGCATAATAGATTCTGGGGGGAACATGATTGGGTGGAGCAGTAGGGAGCATTCCCAAATATATCCGCGGCCTTCATGGGTTGAGCATGATCCCCTGGAGATCTGGAGCAACGTTAAGATAACGATCAAGGAAGCAATTACGAACAGCGGAATAGATCCCAAGCAATTAGCCGCGATAGGCGTCACGAATCAAAGGGAAACAATAGTGGCCTGGAGCCCCATAACAGGATTACCGCTTCACAACGCGATAGTTTGGCAGGATAAGCGCACGACTAGCCTAGTTGAGTCGCTGCCTCGCAATGATATAATCAGTAAGACGGGGCTAGTGCCGGACTCATACTTTAGTGGACCAAAGATACAGTGGCTGCTGAGCAACGTGCCTGGGCTACGTGATAAGGCGCGGAGGGGCGAGGCATTGTTTGGGACAATCGATTCATGGATAACGTGGAACTTGACGAGGGGCGGCAGGGAATTAATTAATGCGAGGGGCGGCGCGCACGTCACGGATTACAGCAATGCCTCCAGGACTATGTTGTTCAATATACGCCTGCTTGATTGGGATCCCGAGCTGCTCGAGGTCATGGGATCAATTTATTCGGATTCACTGCCTCTCCCCTTGCCCAGCAGTCATTACTTGTTTGGATACACGGGGCCCGATGTGACTAAGTTAATTGGAGCCGAGGTGCCTGTCACAGGGATGGTGGGCGATCAACAAGCCGCTTTATTTGGGCAAGCTGGATTTAGGCGGGGAAGCATTAAGGCAACATATGGAACCGGCACATTCATTTTAATGAATACTGGGGAGGACATCATGGAGCCTAAGAATGGATTACTATCCACGATCTTCTACTCCACTCAGCGGGGATCAGCCTTGTATGCATTGGAGGGAAGCATATTGATCGGGGGAGCAGCGATTCGTTGGGTTATTGATGCAGGCATCGCTAAGTCGATCCGTGAAGTGGAGGAGTTAGCGGGGCAGGTGAGCGGGAATGGGGGAGTCTACTTCGTGCCGGCGCTAAGCGGTTTAGGGGCGCCATACTGGGATCAATACGCGAGGGGAACCATAATTGGATTAACGAGGAGCAGCGACGCGAGGTACTTGGCTAGGGCCGCGCTGGAGGCCGTGGCGTACATGGCGAGGGATGTTCTTGAGTCATTTAGATCCGTGGCTGGAATTAATGGGGATGAATTAAGGGTTGATGGGGGTGCCTCCAGGAATAACTTATTGATGCAGTTCCAAGCCGATATAACTGGCCTAAGAGTGGTGAGGCCCATCAACACGGAGACGACTTCGCTTGGCGCCGCGTACCTCGCTGGATTAGCGGCTGGGCTATGGAGGGACTTAAGCGATGTGGCTGGGCTATGGAGGCCCGAGGCCGTGTTCATTCCAAGAATGCCGCTCACTGAGAGGGAGCAATTATATGGGGCCTGGAAGGCGGCCGTGGCGAGAGCCATGGGTTGGGCCCGGGAGACTCCTTGGGCCTTGTCAAATAATGAATCATGA
- a CDS encoding MFS transporter, giving the protein MRITQLLPLWFLLFTIGFGWFLLAPLVPALSSIFNISIGAVIFMISEYGLTMVILGILAGWLSARLTIRRVLITSAALSMIGLMGRAFAGDYSSFLLLQTVAAAAYPLSLAPIGAVAQAVYSERSHTIVGASVGILFLGMAMGSLLGPHMFLAWGLRGSLYVSGALSIIALAWMIMGSRNYPAKYSRSLRGVFQVGMLKNWYIGFTVASLSVMFSSIASTMLAHNGLPISXALTYGGEFGGLXFLGSALGAIILPTLFEYINKVXLGLVLTSLLSLASAALLSYYLAYTAQVLLLSILFFIFGFVGNAFWSMALASVTSYVKDPARAGLATSMYSVATNLGVTFIPSLLGSMFPTHQFISITIVSTMMLLALVASIFLKTS; this is encoded by the coding sequence ATGAGGATAACCCAATTATTGCCCCTCTGGTTCCTCCTGTTCACAATAGGGTTTGGATGGTTCCTCCTGGCCCCCCTTGTCCCAGCACTATCATCCATATTCAACATAAGCATAGGCGCCGTCATATTCATGATCTCCGAGTACGGCTTAACGATGGTTATTCTAGGCATATTGGCGGGCTGGTTATCGGCTAGGCTAACAATACGGCGAGTCCTAATCACATCAGCCGCACTCTCAATGATTGGATTAATGGGTAGGGCCTTTGCCGGCGATTACTCCTCGTTCCTACTGCTACAAACAGTGGCGGCAGCGGCTTATCCATTATCCCTAGCCCCAATAGGGGCCGTGGCCCAGGCGGTCTACAGCGAGCGGAGCCACACAATAGTGGGGGCAAGCGTTGGCATCCTCTTCCTCGGGATGGCTATGGGCTCCCTCCTGGGTCCCCACATGTTCCTGGCCTGGGGACTACGCGGCTCTCTATACGTCTCCGGCGCATTATCCATAATTGCCCTTGCATGGATGATCATGGGTTCAAGGAATTACCCGGCCAAGTACAGCAGATCATTAAGAGGCGTGTTCCAGGTGGGTATGCTGAAGAATTGGTACATTGGATTCACGGTNGCCTCCTTATCAGTCATGTTCAGCTCAATAGCAAGCACGATGCTTGCCCATAATGGCTTACCCATAAGCNATGCGTTAACGTATGGCGGCGAGTTCGGGGGCTTGNCNTTCCTCGGCTCAGCCCTGGGCGCAATAATTCTNCCNACGCTCTTTGAGTACATAAATAAGGTGAGNCTAGGCCTAGTGCTGACTAGCCTCCTCTCCCTCGCATCAGCCGCATTGCTTAGCTACTACCTGGCATACACGGCCCAAGTGCTGCTCCTCTCAATTCTATTCTTCATATTCGGCTTCGTCGGCAACGCGTTCTGGTCAATGGCGCTCGCATCAGTTACAAGCTACGTTAAGGACCCGGCCAGGGCCGGCCTCGCCACATCAATGTACAGCGTAGCCACTAACCTAGGCGTCACGTTCATACCGTCGCTCCTCGGCTCAATGTTTCCCACGCATCAATTCATTTCCATAACGATAGTATCAACCATGATGCTGCTGGCACTCGTTGCATCTATATTCCTAAAAACAAGCTAA